One stretch of Chryseobacterium sp. LJ668 DNA includes these proteins:
- a CDS encoding serine hydrolase domain-containing protein — MKFLIILSFICLLFSCQKTETIQPVNRKAIADSGVVVFQQKLYKTQIDSIFNQYNFNGSVGVFKDTVELYLRNNGFADFKNRQAINNKTVFAIGSVSKQFTAVLILLKMEEGKLTLDDQASKYLKEFQSKEYGNITIHQLLNHTSGLNTLGQKLMFANGKDFHYSNDGYNALGKIIEIVTGKSYDENVIDLFKRAGLKNSSTGNLFDSENFAGAYLGNEKNFEIMHNMPKRLGGKEIGIAAGGILSTVDDLHRWNNLLYSGKIIQPETLKKFLLKSAERQHPIFGKMGYGYGIMMNMGKPAAYFHSGYIKGSPSLNIYYPETKTSVIILSNIADEEKGKSTTFKPHREIKNFTDMIERISTNQNIN, encoded by the coding sequence ATGAAATTTTTAATCATTCTTAGTTTTATTTGCCTTCTATTTTCCTGTCAAAAAACTGAGACTATACAACCAGTTAACAGAAAAGCAATTGCGGATTCTGGTGTTGTCGTATTTCAACAAAAATTATATAAAACTCAAATCGATTCTATTTTTAATCAATACAATTTCAACGGCAGTGTCGGTGTTTTCAAAGATACTGTTGAATTATACCTACGGAATAATGGTTTTGCAGATTTTAAAAATAGACAAGCGATTAATAATAAAACAGTTTTCGCTATCGGGTCAGTAAGCAAGCAATTCACCGCGGTTCTTATTTTATTAAAAATGGAAGAAGGCAAGCTTACTTTAGACGATCAGGCTTCAAAATATCTCAAAGAATTTCAAAGCAAAGAATACGGTAATATCACGATCCATCAACTTTTAAATCACACTTCAGGACTTAATACTTTGGGTCAGAAATTGATGTTTGCAAACGGAAAAGATTTCCACTATTCTAATGATGGCTACAATGCTTTAGGGAAAATTATAGAAATAGTAACCGGGAAATCCTATGATGAAAATGTGATTGATTTATTCAAAAGAGCGGGTCTGAAAAACTCATCTACGGGAAATCTGTTTGATAGTGAGAATTTTGCCGGAGCTTATTTAGGAAATGAAAAAAACTTTGAAATCATGCACAATATGCCTAAAAGATTAGGCGGAAAAGAAATCGGAATTGCTGCAGGCGGAATTTTGTCTACAGTTGATGATTTGCATCGGTGGAACAATCTTCTTTACTCGGGAAAAATAATACAACCCGAAACATTAAAAAAATTCTTACTGAAAAGTGCTGAAAGACAACACCCGATTTTCGGAAAAATGGGATATGGATACGGCATTATGATGAATATGGGAAAACCTGCAGCGTATTTTCACAGCGGTTATATAAAAGGCTCGCCCTCGCTAAATATTTATTATCCCGAGACAAAAACTTCTGTCATCATTCTTTCAAATATTGCTGATGAAGAAAAAGGGAAAAGCACAACCTTCAAACCTCATCGTGAGATCAAAAATTTTACCGATATGATAGAACGTATTTCTACTAATCAAAACATAAACTAA